The Bacteroidota bacterium genome includes a window with the following:
- the mfd gene encoding transcription-repair coupling factor yields MKIKDLNKIFENHKKVEELRGEILENKNVFLKGVAGSAMGMIFANLDAHRQNLIVLNDREEAAYFANDLENITQSDNILLFPSSFKRSIQYEQIDTGSVVLRTNVLNKLSSNPKKFTIVTYADALIEKVISKKNLKTNSLEVKVGNTISTDFLIEVLFEYNFERNDFVLEPGQFSVRGSIIDVFSFSNDLPYRIDFFGDDVDSIRSFDIENQLSIDNFKKINIIPNIQDEALVEEKVTFLDFIPQKTIIWLKDTAITLSRISDLYKKALIKFHSEENEKQQNIEEIIVKSNFISEKLQDFTKVEFGLKQYFPSETIIEFKTSPQPRFSKDFSRLSKHLYENYEKAYTNIILSESQKQIDRLQSIFNELNQDVEEFGYILTTLHEGFVDYDLLICCYTDHQIFERYHKFKIKSRFKKKEAVTIKEITGFNPGDYVVHSDHGIGQFGGLERIEINGKIQESVRLIYRDGDIIFVNIHSLHRISKYKGKDSDAPKIYKLGGSAWKNLKQKTKSKIKDIAKDLISLYAMRKTKKGFEFSADTYMQEELEASFIYEDTTDQLKSTLDVKKDMESNVPMDRLICGDVGFGKTEVAIRAAFKAVADSKQVALLVPTTILALQHFNTFSERLREFPCTTDYISRFRTAKEQKEIIEKSKNGKIDILIGTHRIAGKDIEFKDLGLLIIDEEQKFGVAVKEKLKKLKLNVDTLTLTATPIPRTMQFSMMGARDLSIINTPPPNRYPISTELVTFNEEIFKEAIEYEIDRGGQVFVINNRIQNIYEVEAMINKICPSVKTVVGHGQMEGRKLEKTMLDFIEGDYGVLIATTIIESGLDIPNVNTIIINNAHNFGLSDLHQLRGRVGRSNKKAFCYLITPPIHLLTSDARRRIKAIAEFSELGSGFNIALQDLDIRGAGNLLGGEQSGFIADIGFDTYNKILNEAIRELKENELKHLFTKEEKKDKKQAIAQFANQHKFVSDSIIDTDLELLFPETYIENISERMSLYRELDNLKNETELEKFKINLIDRFGQIPDETIQLINVVKLRWLAIKLGFEKIVLKKSKMIAYFISDQDSVFYQSSRFTSILNYIGRKGKKWRIKEGNKLSVVVENIDSVEDAINTMSEIEFE; encoded by the coding sequence ATGAAAATAAAAGACCTAAACAAAATATTCGAAAATCACAAAAAAGTTGAAGAACTCAGGGGCGAAATTCTCGAAAACAAAAATGTGTTTTTGAAAGGAGTCGCCGGCTCGGCGATGGGGATGATTTTTGCAAATTTAGATGCACACCGGCAAAATCTAATTGTTCTGAACGACCGCGAAGAAGCTGCATATTTTGCAAACGACCTGGAAAATATTACACAATCAGATAATATTCTTTTATTTCCTTCATCATTCAAACGGTCGATTCAATATGAACAAATAGATACAGGTAGTGTAGTTTTACGTACAAATGTTTTAAACAAGCTAAGTTCAAATCCCAAAAAATTTACAATTGTTACTTATGCAGATGCTTTAATAGAGAAAGTTATCAGTAAAAAAAATCTGAAAACCAATTCGCTGGAAGTAAAAGTTGGGAATACCATTTCAACGGATTTTTTAATTGAAGTTCTGTTTGAATATAATTTTGAGCGAAACGACTTTGTGCTGGAGCCCGGACAATTTTCGGTGAGAGGAAGTATTATTGATGTTTTTTCGTTTTCAAACGACTTACCTTATCGTATCGACTTTTTTGGCGATGATGTAGATTCTATTAGAAGTTTCGATATTGAAAATCAACTTTCTATCGATAATTTTAAGAAAATTAATATCATCCCAAACATTCAGGACGAGGCTCTGGTAGAAGAAAAAGTTACTTTTCTCGATTTTATTCCGCAAAAAACTATTATCTGGCTGAAAGATACTGCAATAACTCTTAGTAGAATTAGCGATTTATATAAAAAAGCTCTAATAAAATTTCATTCTGAAGAAAATGAAAAGCAGCAAAACATTGAAGAAATAATTGTAAAGAGTAACTTTATTTCTGAGAAACTTCAGGATTTCACGAAAGTGGAATTTGGATTAAAACAGTATTTCCCCAGCGAAACAATTATTGAATTTAAGACAAGCCCTCAACCAAGGTTCTCTAAGGATTTCAGCCGATTAAGCAAACATCTTTACGAAAATTATGAGAAAGCATATACAAATATTATCCTTTCGGAAAGCCAAAAACAAATAGACCGGCTACAATCTATTTTTAATGAATTAAATCAGGATGTTGAAGAATTTGGCTATATATTGACAACTCTGCATGAGGGATTTGTCGATTACGATTTGCTGATTTGTTGTTACACAGATCACCAGATTTTTGAACGCTACCATAAATTTAAAATCAAAAGCAGATTCAAAAAGAAAGAAGCAGTTACAATTAAAGAAATAACAGGTTTTAATCCGGGCGATTATGTCGTGCATTCCGACCACGGAATTGGGCAATTTGGGGGATTAGAAAGAATTGAGATAAACGGCAAAATTCAGGAATCTGTTCGTTTAATTTATAGAGACGGCGATATAATTTTTGTGAATATTCACTCTTTACATCGAATTTCAAAATATAAAGGGAAAGATAGCGATGCTCCAAAAATTTATAAATTAGGCGGAAGTGCATGGAAAAATCTAAAGCAAAAAACCAAAAGTAAAATAAAAGACATTGCCAAAGATTTAATTAGCCTTTACGCAATGCGAAAAACAAAAAAAGGTTTTGAGTTTTCTGCCGATACCTATATGCAGGAAGAGTTGGAAGCATCTTTTATCTACGAAGACACTACCGACCAACTTAAATCTACGCTTGATGTAAAAAAAGATATGGAATCGAACGTGCCAATGGACAGGCTCATTTGTGGCGATGTTGGTTTCGGGAAAACCGAAGTTGCTATTCGGGCAGCATTCAAGGCTGTTGCCGATAGCAAACAAGTTGCACTTTTAGTTCCAACTACAATTTTGGCATTACAGCATTTCAATACTTTTTCGGAACGTTTAAGGGAGTTTCCATGTACGACTGATTATATTAGCCGGTTCAGAACGGCAAAAGAGCAGAAAGAAATTATTGAAAAATCGAAGAATGGTAAAATTGATATTCTTATTGGAACCCACCGTATTGCAGGAAAAGATATTGAATTTAAAGATTTAGGATTGCTGATTATTGATGAAGAACAAAAATTTGGAGTTGCTGTAAAAGAAAAACTTAAAAAACTAAAACTTAATGTTGATACATTGACGCTAACTGCTACACCGATTCCACGAACTATGCAATTTTCTATGATGGGTGCTCGCGATCTTTCAATAATTAATACTCCACCACCAAACAGATATCCAATTTCTACCGAACTTGTTACTTTCAATGAAGAAATATTTAAGGAAGCCATTGAATACGAAATAGATAGAGGCGGGCAGGTTTTTGTAATAAACAATCGTATTCAAAATATTTATGAAGTTGAAGCGATGATAAATAAAATATGCCCTTCGGTGAAAACCGTGGTTGGGCACGGGCAAATGGAAGGCAGGAAGCTCGAAAAAACTATGCTTGATTTTATTGAAGGCGACTACGGAGTACTGATTGCTACAACAATAATTGAAAGTGGGCTCGATATTCCTAATGTGAATACGATAATTATAAATAACGCACATAATTTCGGATTGAGCGATTTGCATCAGTTGCGTGGGCGTGTTGGCCGTTCCAACAAAAAAGCATTTTGTTATTTAATCACTCCGCCAATTCATCTGCTAACTTCTGATGCAAGAAGAAGAATTAAGGCTATTGCCGAATTTTCGGAGCTTGGTAGTGGATTTAATATTGCTTTGCAAGATTTGGATATTCGTGGAGCCGGAAACTTGCTTGGTGGCGAACAAAGCGGATTTATTGCCGATATTGGTTTCGATACATATAACAAAATATTGAACGAAGCAATTCGGGAATTAAAGGAAAATGAGTTGAAACACCTGTTCACAAAAGAAGAAAAAAAGGACAAGAAACAAGCAATCGCACAGTTTGCCAACCAACACAAATTTGTTTCGGATAGCATAATAGATACAGATCTCGAACTTCTGTTTCCTGAAACATATATTGAAAATATTTCCGAACGTATGAGTTTATATAGAGAGTTAGACAATCTGAAAAACGAAACTGAATTAGAAAAATTCAAAATCAACTTGATAGATAGGTTTGGGCAAATTCCCGACGAAACAATTCAGTTGATTAATGTTGTAAAATTACGCTGGCTTGCTATAAAACTGGGATTTGAAAAAATAGTTCTCAAAAAGAGCAAAATGATTGCATATTTTATTTCCGATCAAGATTCCGTTTTTTATCAATCCAGCAGATTTACTTCAATTTTGAATTATATAGGAAGAAAAGGCAAGAAATGGAGAATAAAAGAAGGAAATAAATTAAGCGTAGTAGTCGAAAATATTGATTCTGTTGAGGATGCAATAAATACTATGTCTGAAATTGAGTTTGAATAA
- a CDS encoding PD-(D/E)XK nuclease family protein encodes MENIINEFVKESENLTQKKLKNGELFNVFNELTINTKEVKHSLMIKSLLTPNGKHGMGDVFYKLFIDELGLANSKDYEWLSDASNIKVYDEFFIGNKEENEKLENTYWGRIDLLIENKKEKKALVIENKIYAPDQPIQLIRYNNYAKDTYEKYDLYYLTLDGKKPDYQTYLGPDYDSTPENEEYKINIDDINLISYSVHVLNWLDKCLKVENMNNPVKIIVEQYINTLKELTNKMESINKNLLLEQKYREILKVVSENDIREVRDEIRKKFFIKLQEKLPKEIYGKKIDFVHSIDNKVDNIDDVLNSNGHIVNFGIRIETEGKSTFHIEVQNYNRLIFGIFNPNENQKKVYKNSLSDSEPFWLCTEYKIDGYDCAFYDDRLNYHLLENMDNIITEFVKKIAEVFQ; translated from the coding sequence ATGGAAAATATAATAAATGAATTTGTAAAAGAAAGTGAAAATCTCACTCAAAAGAAGTTAAAGAATGGTGAATTATTCAATGTTTTTAATGAATTAACAATTAACACAAAAGAAGTTAAACATTCGTTAATGATAAAAAGCCTCTTAACACCAAATGGAAAACACGGAATGGGAGATGTTTTCTATAAATTATTTATTGACGAATTAGGATTAGCCAACAGTAAAGATTATGAGTGGTTAAGTGATGCAAGCAACATTAAAGTTTACGATGAGTTTTTTATTGGCAATAAAGAAGAAAATGAAAAATTGGAAAATACGTATTGGGGAAGAATAGATTTACTTATAGAAAACAAAAAAGAAAAAAAAGCTCTTGTCATTGAGAATAAAATTTATGCACCCGACCAACCCATACAATTAATTAGGTATAATAATTATGCAAAAGATACATATGAAAAATATGATTTGTATTATCTTACCTTGGATGGCAAAAAACCTGATTATCAAACATATTTAGGACCTGATTATGATTCAACTCCAGAAAATGAAGAATATAAAATTAATATTGATGATATAAATTTAATATCGTATTCTGTGCATGTTTTAAATTGGTTAGATAAATGTCTTAAAGTTGAAAACATGAACAATCCTGTTAAAATAATAGTTGAACAATATATAAACACTTTAAAAGAACTTACAAATAAAATGGAATCAATAAACAAGAACTTGTTATTAGAACAGAAGTATAGAGAGATACTAAAGGTTGTGTCCGAGAATGACATTCGAGAGGTTAGAGATGAAATCAGGAAGAAATTTTTCATAAAACTTCAAGAAAAATTACCAAAAGAAATTTATGGAAAGAAAATTGATTTTGTTCATAGTATTGATAATAAGGTTGACAATATAGATGATGTATTAAATTCAAATGGACATATTGTTAATTTTGGTATTAGAATAGAAACAGAAGGAAAAAGCACTTTTCATATCGAAGTACAAAATTATAATAGACTAATATTTGGGATATTTAATCCTAACGAAAATCAGAAAAAAGTATATAAAAATAGTTTGTCAGATTCGGAACCATTTTGGCTTTGCACTGAATATAAAATTGATGGTTACGACTGCGCTTTTTATGATGATAGATTAAATTATCATTTATTAGAAAATATGGATAATATTATTACAGAATTTGTAAAAAAAATTGCTGAAGTTTTCCAATAA
- a CDS encoding helix-turn-helix domain-containing protein, with protein sequence METLKYKIIKDKEQYKQYCDILEELIISEKKADEDEIELLTLLIEKWDKENNSLNELNPIEILKALMYENNLKSKDLVDILGISKGTVSKILNYHKGLSKETIRKLADYFHVSQETFNRPYKLINAVNRHFRNASLMNTRKNIAQHIVSNICQTS encoded by the coding sequence TTGGAAACTTTAAAATATAAAATCATAAAAGACAAAGAACAATATAAACAGTATTGTGATATACTTGAAGAACTAATAATTTCTGAGAAAAAAGCAGATGAAGACGAAATTGAATTATTGACTCTACTAATTGAAAAATGGGATAAAGAGAACAATTCGCTAAATGAGTTAAATCCTATTGAAATATTAAAGGCTCTTATGTATGAGAATAATTTGAAATCAAAAGATTTGGTAGATATTTTGGGAATATCTAAAGGAACTGTTTCTAAAATATTGAACTATCATAAAGGATTGTCAAAGGAAACTATCAGAAAACTTGCTGATTATTTTCATGTATCTCAAGAGACATTCAATAGACCTTATAAATTGATAAACGCAGTTAATCGACATTTCCGAAATGCTTCTTTGATGAATACTAGAAAGAATATTGCTCAACATATAGTAAGCAACATTTGCCAAACTTCATAG
- a CDS encoding tetratricopeptide repeat protein — translation MRKIFIIITILININLVSIIVSCQHSEESYKEFYKKGKKEYCNQNYELAIEYFSKTVKIAPDHSGAYAFRGDSYFKCGKISNAFIDYNNSLKYNPKYVRGLFGNANAKYYIGDYIGSIIYFNKTITVNKNHITAHNQRGLAKQKIGDIYGALKDFEQAIILDSNFANAYYNKAIVLFKLSDYEEAIDYFSNTLKIKPNHSSAYAFRGDSYYKCGKISKASEDYDNSLKHNPKYVRALVGKALVKSHMGDYNGSIKILNETINISKNHIIAHNQRGLAKQKVGDIFGALEDFERTIILDSLFAEAYYNKAKILLELSDTVEACIYLYRANYMGFNDSLSLDNKICNKLNSTSY, via the coding sequence ATGAGGAAGATATTTATTATTATAACTATTTTAATAAATATTAATCTTGTAAGCATTATAGTTTCCTGTCAGCATAGTGAAGAATCATATAAGGAGTTTTATAAAAAAGGGAAAAAGGAGTATTGTAATCAAAACTATGAACTTGCCATAGAATATTTTTCAAAAACTGTTAAAATTGCTCCAGATCACTCCGGTGCATATGCATTTCGGGGCGATTCTTATTTTAAATGTGGGAAAATATCTAACGCTTTCATAGATTATAATAATTCCTTAAAGTACAACCCAAAATATGTGCGGGGTTTATTTGGAAATGCTAATGCAAAATATTATATCGGTGATTATATTGGTTCAATTATTTATTTCAATAAAACAATTACAGTAAACAAAAATCACATTACAGCACATAATCAAAGAGGTTTAGCAAAACAAAAGATTGGGGATATTTATGGAGCTTTAAAAGATTTTGAACAAGCAATAATTCTTGATTCTAATTTTGCGAATGCCTATTATAATAAAGCAATTGTACTATTTAAGTTATCTGATTATGAGGAAGCTATAGACTATTTTTCAAATACCCTAAAAATAAAACCAAATCATTCCAGTGCATATGCTTTTCGGGGAGACTCGTATTATAAATGCGGGAAAATCTCCAAAGCCTCAGAAGATTATGATAATTCTTTAAAACACAATCCAAAATATGTACGTGCTTTAGTTGGAAAAGCCTTAGTAAAATCACATATGGGAGATTATAATGGATCAATTAAAATCTTAAATGAAACAATTAATATTAGTAAAAATCATATTATAGCACATAATCAAAGAGGTTTGGCAAAGCAAAAGGTTGGGGACATTTTTGGAGCTTTAGAAGACTTCGAACGAACAATAATTTTAGATTCACTTTTTGCCGAAGCTTATTATAACAAAGCCAAAATTCTATTAGAATTATCAGATACTGTTGAAGCGTGCATATATTTGTATCGGGCTAATTATATGGGATTTAACGACAGTCTAAGTTTAGACAATAAAATTTGCAATAAATTAAATTCTACTTCATATTAA
- a CDS encoding AMP-binding protein, translating to MESYKQFSFAEILPIVISKYADKKALGFMEEEAITYSQMGTRISAVKAFLTELGIRPDDKVVIYSQNMPNWGIVYFALHCMGVVVVPVLPDFNKHELQNVLHHSEAKAIFVSESLEYKLSETKKDLVETIISIDNFDIIEGKRPNVVFNENTQCSNSFSPNENKLAILLYTSGTTGNSKGVMLSQKNVITNALQADAVQTILEDDRFLSVLPLSHTFENTLGLILPILKGANVHYLRKPPTASVLIPAMQKLKPHLMLTVPLIIEKVYKNKILPEIQKKPITRFLHRFSPTRKLLYRIAGKKLYQTFGGNLKFFGIGGAKLDPVVEQFLVDAKFPYAIGYGLTETSPMLAGSNPSMTRYQAIGPVVQHCELKINNPDPKTGEGEIWGKGPNIMLGYYKNEANTREVMTEDGWFKTGDLGVFDKDGWLSHKGRLKNLIVGANGENIYPEEIESLINNFRHVIESIVVEKKGKLVALVHFNREELELKLKEMKEEFTHKMDEKLEELTKKVDERIDELSAELQYYINARVNKFSRIQLLVVHPDPFQKTATQKIKRYLYH from the coding sequence ATGGAATCATACAAACAGTTTAGTTTTGCTGAAATTTTGCCAATAGTAATCTCCAAATATGCAGATAAAAAAGCATTGGGTTTTATGGAAGAAGAAGCAATAACTTATTCTCAGATGGGAACCCGAATTTCTGCCGTCAAAGCTTTTCTTACTGAATTGGGGATTAGACCCGACGACAAAGTTGTTATTTATAGCCAGAACATGCCAAACTGGGGCATAGTATATTTTGCATTGCATTGCATGGGAGTAGTTGTAGTTCCGGTTTTGCCCGATTTCAACAAACACGAATTGCAAAATGTTCTTCATCATTCCGAAGCTAAAGCAATTTTCGTTTCTGAAAGTCTTGAATACAAACTCTCTGAAACGAAAAAAGACTTAGTTGAAACAATAATAAGTATCGACAATTTTGATATTATAGAAGGGAAAAGACCTAATGTTGTTTTTAATGAAAATACTCAATGCAGCAATTCTTTTAGTCCTAATGAAAACAAATTGGCAATATTGCTTTACACATCAGGTACTACCGGAAATTCCAAAGGAGTGATGCTTTCGCAAAAAAATGTAATCACAAATGCATTGCAAGCTGACGCAGTTCAAACAATTCTTGAAGATGACAGATTCCTTTCGGTATTGCCATTGTCACATACATTCGAAAATACTTTAGGACTAATTTTGCCAATTCTGAAAGGTGCTAATGTTCATTATTTGCGCAAACCTCCCACTGCCAGCGTTTTGATTCCGGCTATGCAAAAGCTTAAACCACATTTAATGCTGACTGTGCCATTAATAATAGAAAAAGTTTATAAAAACAAAATACTTCCTGAAATACAGAAAAAGCCCATTACTCGCTTTTTACACAGATTCTCTCCTACTCGCAAATTACTTTATAGAATTGCCGGCAAAAAATTATATCAAACTTTTGGTGGCAACTTAAAGTTTTTCGGAATTGGTGGTGCAAAATTAGATCCGGTAGTAGAACAATTTTTGGTAGATGCAAAATTTCCATATGCCATTGGTTATGGTTTGACTGAAACTTCTCCTATGCTTGCCGGTTCAAATCCGAGCATGACAAGATATCAAGCAATAGGTCCGGTAGTTCAGCATTGCGAATTAAAAATTAACAATCCGGATCCGAAAACCGGAGAAGGCGAAATTTGGGGGAAAGGTCCAAACATTATGTTGGGTTATTATAAAAATGAAGCAAACACCCGCGAAGTTATGACCGAAGATGGCTGGTTCAAAACCGGCGATCTTGGAGTTTTCGACAAAGATGGTTGGCTTAGCCACAAAGGCAGATTAAAAAATCTGATAGTTGGTGCCAATGGAGAAAATATTTATCCTGAAGAAATTGAATCTTTAATAAATAATTTTCGACATGTAATTGAATCTATTGTGGTTGAAAAAAAAGGGAAATTGGTGGCTTTAGTGCATTTCAACAGAGAAGAATTAGAACTGAAGTTGAAAGAAATGAAGGAAGAATTTACTCACAAAATGGATGAAAAACTCGAAGAGCTTACAAAAAAAGTTGATGAAAGAATTGATGAACTTTCGGCAGAACTTCAATACTATATAAATGCAAGAGTAAATAAATTTTCCCGAATTCAACTACTTGTTGTCCATCCTGATCCTTTTCAGAAAACTGCTACTCAGAAAATTAAAAGATATTTGTATCATTAA
- a CDS encoding methylenetetrahydrofolate reductase [NAD(P)H]: MKVIDNLRNAKETLFSFELLPPLKGKNINAIYQAIDPLMEFNPSNINVTYHQEEVVYKKHKTGLLEKKTVRKRPGTVAISAAIKYKYPSVEVVPHLICGGFTKEETEYALIDFHFLGINNILVLRGDPLKSQRIFKPEKNGHSHTDSLIEQIVNMNNGQYLDEELENSAATDFSVGVAGYPEKHYESPNMNSDLKYLKQKIDAGAEYIVTQMFFDNKKYFDFVKSCREIGIEVPIIPGIKPISRLNDLILLPQTFYIDIPEDLEKELNKCKNDKDAFQVGVEWGIMQSKELKKNNVPALHYFTIGLSESVKRIAKEVF, translated from the coding sequence ATGAAAGTTATTGATAATTTAAGAAATGCAAAAGAAACATTATTCTCATTTGAATTGTTACCACCTTTGAAAGGCAAAAACATTAACGCTATATATCAGGCAATAGATCCTTTAATGGAATTTAACCCGAGCAATATTAATGTAACATACCATCAGGAGGAGGTAGTTTATAAAAAGCACAAAACCGGATTGTTAGAGAAAAAAACTGTTAGGAAAAGGCCGGGAACAGTGGCTATTTCCGCAGCAATAAAATATAAGTATCCTTCGGTAGAAGTTGTTCCACACCTTATTTGTGGAGGTTTCACTAAAGAAGAAACGGAATATGCGCTTATCGATTTTCATTTTTTGGGAATAAATAATATCCTTGTGCTAAGAGGCGATCCTTTGAAATCTCAGCGAATTTTTAAACCAGAGAAAAACGGACATTCACATACCGATTCTTTGATTGAACAAATTGTGAATATGAATAATGGCCAATATCTTGACGAGGAATTAGAAAATTCGGCTGCTACAGATTTTTCGGTTGGAGTTGCCGGCTATCCTGAGAAACACTACGAATCGCCGAATATGAATTCGGATTTGAAATATTTGAAACAGAAAATTGATGCTGGTGCCGAATATATTGTTACTCAAATGTTTTTCGATAATAAAAAGTATTTCGATTTTGTGAAATCTTGCCGAGAAATTGGTATAGAAGTTCCGATAATTCCTGGCATAAAACCTATTTCGCGATTAAATGATTTGATTTTGCTTCCGCAGACTTTTTATATAGATATTCCGGAAGATCTTGAAAAAGAGCTAAATAAATGCAAAAACGATAAAGATGCATTTCAAGTTGGCGTTGAATGGGGAATTATGCAATCAAAAGAATTGAAAAAGAACAATGTACCGGCACTACATTATTTTACTATTGGTCTTTCGGAAAGTGTGAAACGGATTGCTAAAGAGGTTTTCTAA
- a CDS encoding redoxin domain-containing protein, translated as MAKTILFSLFLFFCSILYSQNYSIIISIENFDKNEIYLAEIYLDKTNIVDTAKRKDNNKFIFSLDKTNHKGKYTILIDKNVFSDVIFNYENVELSTIYQFPMDSLEVIHSEENKIFYEYLRLEHQTNRKLELLAPLVFYYPKSEKFYEATCSEFDNAQKALSKFVEKTAEKNSYTFAYLLISNFQKPYINPELSFEKSQEYLKSHFLDKLCFTDTFLIYSDLYANKILEYLSLYGNNKLSQEQLENEFIKAVDEILFRADQNEKIYKTLVSFLVNGFQKYGFERVLLHIADNYLNNKSCEDEERKSELQKRLDSFRKMAIGEIAPPLEIYDINNNFVKLSEIPEKFKVIIFWASWCPHCNELLPELHKLYKNPTVPKFEVLSISIDTDKNDWISALNKHNYEWFNCSELKGWDSKSANDYHIYATPTLFLIDENRTILDKPLSVNQLERKLKQLSMKL; from the coding sequence ATGGCAAAAACAATACTTTTTTCACTTTTCCTATTTTTTTGTTCAATTTTGTATTCGCAAAATTATTCCATAATAATTTCCATTGAAAATTTCGACAAAAATGAAATCTATCTTGCCGAAATCTATTTAGATAAAACTAATATAGTTGACACAGCAAAACGCAAGGATAATAACAAATTCATTTTTTCATTAGACAAAACAAACCATAAAGGAAAATATACAATTCTGATTGATAAAAATGTTTTTTCTGATGTAATTTTCAATTACGAAAATGTCGAATTATCAACTATTTACCAATTTCCGATGGACAGCCTTGAAGTTATCCATTCGGAAGAAAACAAAATATTTTACGAATATTTAAGACTTGAGCACCAAACAAATCGTAAATTAGAGCTTCTCGCACCTCTAGTTTTTTATTATCCAAAATCAGAAAAATTTTACGAAGCCACATGTTCTGAATTCGATAATGCTCAAAAAGCACTTTCAAAATTTGTAGAAAAAACAGCAGAAAAAAACTCCTATACATTTGCCTATCTGTTAATTAGCAATTTTCAAAAACCATATATCAATCCAGAACTTTCTTTCGAAAAAAGTCAGGAATACTTGAAAAGCCATTTTTTAGACAAACTTTGTTTTACTGATACATTCCTGATATATAGCGATTTATATGCTAATAAAATTTTAGAATACCTTTCGCTTTACGGCAACAATAAATTATCGCAAGAACAATTAGAAAATGAGTTTATTAAAGCAGTCGATGAAATTCTTTTCAGAGCCGACCAGAACGAAAAAATCTATAAAACACTTGTTTCATTTTTAGTAAATGGTTTTCAAAAATATGGTTTTGAAAGAGTGTTGCTGCACATTGCCGACAATTATTTGAACAACAAATCGTGCGAAGACGAAGAGCGTAAAAGTGAGCTCCAAAAACGTTTAGACAGCTTCCGCAAAATGGCGATTGGAGAAATTGCACCACCTTTAGAAATTTACGATATCAACAACAATTTTGTTAAACTTTCGGAAATTCCTGAAAAATTTAAAGTAATAATATTTTGGGCAAGCTGGTGTCCACATTGCAACGAATTGTTGCCGGAACTACACAAATTATATAAAAATCCAACTGTTCCTAAATTTGAAGTTTTGTCAATCTCTATTGATACCGATAAAAATGATTGGATTTCGGCGCTAAACAAACATAATTATGAATGGTTCAATTGTTCAGAACTTAAAGGCTGGGACAGCAAATCGGCAAACGATTATCATATTTATGCAACTCCAACTTTGTTCTTGATAGATGAAAATCGCACAATTCTAGATAAACCATTATCGGTAAATCAGTTGGAGAGAAAACTTAAACAATTGTCAATGAAGTTGTAA
- a CDS encoding response regulator: protein MGNAKILVVEDEFLVAKDIQNSLKKRGYKVPVTIAYGEQVVEMMEKHNPDLILMDIMLKGEMTGTDAAIKVLEKRNIPLIFLTAYSDDNTISKAKLSQPYGYIVKPYKINELQTAIELALSKHKTDSTTKSESEKQYNLNHSDNPDNSIQLVSIPENEIVNILFSDIYYLESLQESTFIQSKEMSYIVKKPLTEIVTLLPYDEFANVRISMIVNIKKIFTIKYPDLIISDIMKVIPIEELYKADIENRMGMKF from the coding sequence ATGGGAAATGCTAAAATTTTAGTTGTTGAAGATGAGTTTTTAGTTGCAAAAGACATTCAGAACAGCCTAAAAAAAAGAGGCTACAAAGTGCCGGTAACTATTGCCTATGGAGAACAAGTTGTCGAAATGATGGAAAAACATAATCCAGACCTTATTTTAATGGACATTATGCTGAAAGGCGAAATGACAGGAACAGATGCAGCGATTAAAGTTCTTGAAAAAAGAAATATTCCTCTGATTTTTCTTACAGCATATTCAGACGATAATACTATTTCGAAAGCCAAACTTTCGCAACCCTATGGATATATTGTTAAACCATACAAAATCAACGAATTACAGACAGCTATTGAGCTGGCATTGAGCAAACACAAAACCGACTCAACAACAAAATCTGAATCTGAAAAACAATACAATTTAAATCATTCCGACAATCCCGACAACTCTATACAATTAGTGTCGATTCCGGAAAATGAAATTGTAAACATTTTATTTTCAGATATATATTATCTCGAATCACTTCAGGAAAGCACATTTATTCAATCTAAAGAAATGAGCTATATTGTTAAGAAACCATTAACTGAAATTGTCACTCTTTTGCCTTACGACGAATTTGCAAATGTGCGTATTTCTATGATTGTTAATATAAAAAAGATTTTTACAATAAAATATCCCGATTTGATAATATCAGACATTATGAAAGTAATCCCAATTGAAGAATTATATAAAGCTGATATAGAAAACAGAATGGGAATGAAATTTTAG